One Pseudobutyrivibrio xylanivorans genomic window, TTCAGGAACTCTTGGTCAAACTCATTGAGGTAGATATTCGCAAGAAGTGGAGATAAATTCCCACCTTGCGGTGAACCTTCTTCTGTATCAATGACCACTCCGTTTTCCATTACACCACTTTTCAGATAACGCTTTATAAGCTGAACTACACGTTCATCCATCACATTCTTTCTGAGCAGTTTGATAAGGATTTCATGATTCAAGGTGTCGAAATACTTTGATAAATCCAAGACTACTGCAAAAGTGTAACCTTGTTCTGCGTATTCTTTTACCTTCTGTATAGCGTCCTTTGCGCTTCTGTTTGGACGATAGCCGTAGCTTCCATCCGCGAACAATGGTTCATAGATTGGCACTAACTGTTGAGTTATTGCCTGTTGGAGTGTTCGGTCTATCACGGTAGGTATGCCAAGCTTACGCACACCTCCATCTGGTTTTGGAATCACAACTCGCCTGACTGGCGATGGAGTATACTTACCACGGTATATGCGGTCAGTTAACTCCTGCTGATGTTCCTTAAGGTACGGAAGTGCCTCTTCGATAGTCATTCCATCAATGCCTGGCGCTCCCTTGTTTGCCTTAACTCTTTTATACGCTCTGTTAAAGTTGTCCTTATACAGTATCGCTTCCAAGAGCTTCGGCTGTGCACTGTCTCTTTCTTTCCATATCCGATTGAATGACCTAAGCGCTTTCGCATACCCTTCGTGTTCCGCACTATCTCTTTGCGAACAGCCATTATTATCAATGTTTTCTGCCATTAACAGTCATTCCTCCTTTCTCGGTCATACTTAAGACTCCTATTGATTCGGTCCTTCAGTTAGCATGTCCATGTTTCCATGTCCATATCCCTACTATGACCTCTGCTGACTTCTGCGTGTTCAGCACCGCCTCGTTTCCTTGTACGGTGGTTACTCCTTTCGGAGCGTTTCACACAGACCTCCCTAGGTACCACACGTTTCTTCCTCTCCATCCATCTGCCTCATTTATCATGCATGATTCCGTGTAGTTATTGGGCTTCGACTTGTAATGCAGCCTTACCCTCATGCATAACCTCGTATGAGATTTCTGTACGTCAGACCGGAGATTTGCCCGTGGGTTAGTATGTTCCCCACATCCAGCTTCCTTCAGATTCCGCCTCACGGCGGACACCCTTGCTTTCGGCTA contains:
- the ltrA gene encoding group II intron reverse transcriptase/maturase; this encodes MAENIDNNGCSQRDSAEHEGYAKALRSFNRIWKERDSAQPKLLEAILYKDNFNRAYKRVKANKGAPGIDGMTIEEALPYLKEHQQELTDRIYRGKYTPSPVRRVVIPKPDGGVRKLGIPTVIDRTLQQAITQQLVPIYEPLFADGSYGYRPNRSAKDAIQKVKEYAEQGYTFAVVLDLSKYFDTLNHEILIKLLRKNVMDERVVQLIKRYLKSGVMENGVVIDTEEGSPQGGNLSPLLANIYLNEFDQEFLKRGVPCIRYADDIVLLAKSKRASERLLESSTKYLEDKLKLTVNREKSRTVSVFAIRNFKFLGFALGRNGSGVFVRVHPKSWKKFKSKLKDLSSRKSVQSIKPSLEKIKVYARGWLNYYGIASMKYNIDDINGWLYHRIRMCIWKQWKKPKTKVRNLIKMGVPKDLAHMAGNSRRGHWFTTHTVAVNMAMTKERLINSGFYDLATAYQSVHVNY